The Coccidioides posadasii str. Silveira chromosome 3, complete sequence genome contains a region encoding:
- a CDS encoding uncharacterized protein (EggNog:ENOG410PRFM~BUSCO:7802at33183) — MATWSENVGDLAAKSSTRPTPTEPPRALLSGPTTEPTIMPIDPSDDLSCLRPSLETKHPFKENSIGEPELSRLALVTRQSPRQLQYPRSEQRTSSLQPTHRRARTDLFLPNRHSIASTYALEDVVLSTDQETPKLKSGNGNGLFGGLFQGESTPIRLGIVPSPTAEQAQRSRGSSPTLHSHSSSPNKKMNVPSPLKNITYSSPFSFFGAKQQKEQLPKMPEPADDEYLNLDIDAILFRTDMPNLPPEEALVNFQRNAENLVRQLQKAYKQRTFALHQALAEKIEQKEELEETQSRFQNMKSQLDGMAAKVFEQENEMKALVEELNIERQKRKQEDEARRRSIVPVRKLDEVPDPAGIQISPTKKHSKSSSGASIMIDSGFESADESISESIFSKGTDDTAPTRPASIISTTLDVPPPSTYQPSPLKPRPLSPSRPSTYDRVLKGISAAGSSLSTLTSSRCPNCQGGRSSDPGYVATILQEENRVLKSRITELETAIEECITLVGG, encoded by the coding sequence ATGGCTACGTGGAGTGAAAATGTTGGCGATCTAGCtgccaaatcttccacgAGACCAACGCCTACGGAACCGCCACGAGCTCTCCTTAGCGGCCCAACGACTGAGCCAACAATCATGCCTATCGACCCTTCTGACGATTTGTCGTGCCTGCGGCCTTCCCTCGAAACGAAACACCCATTCAAAGAGAACTCCATAGGTGAACCTGAACTCTCGAGGCTAGCGTTGGTGACAAGACAGTCTCCCAGACAGCTTCAATACCCCAGGTCTGAACAACGTACATCGTCACTCCAACCCACACATCGACGAGCGAGGACAGATCTATTTTTGCCTAATAGACATAGCATCGCTTCGACATATGCATTGGAGGATGTTGTGCTTAGTACGGATCAAGAAACGCCCAAGTTGAAATCAGGCAACGGAAACGGACTGTTTGGTGGGTTATTTCAAGGGGAATCGACACCTATTAGGCTTGGAATAGTTCCCTCGCCTACTGCAGAACAAGCTCAGCGATCTCGCGGATCCTCTCCGACACTTCATAGCCACTCTTCGTCTCCGAATAAGAAGATGAACGTGCCATCCCCGTTAAAGAACATCACATATTCGAGCCCGTTTTCATTTTTTGGCGCGAAGCAACAGAAGGAACAATTGCCCAAGATGCCGGAGCCCGCGGACGATGAATATTTGAACCTTGACATTGACGCTATTCTTTTCCGTACCGATATGCCCAACCTACCACCGGAAGAGGCGCTCGTGAATTTCCAACGAAATGCAGAAAACTTGGTTCGCCAATTACAAAAAGCCTACAAGCAACGTACATTCGCCCTGCACCAAGCACTCGCTGAGAAAATTGAGCAAAAAGAGGAGCTCGAGGAGACCCAGTCAAGATTTCAAAATATGAAATCCCAGCTAGATGGGATGGCCGCCAAAGTATTCGAGcaagaaaatgaaatgaaaGCTCTGGTTGAAGAGCTAAATATAGAGCGACAGAAGCGGAAACAGGAAGATGAAGCGCGACGGCGAAGCATTGTACCTGTTAGAAAGCTCGATGAGGTCCCTGACCCGGCCGGAATACAAATTAGCCCTACCAAGAAACACTCTAAATCCTCGAGCGGTGCTTCGATTATGATTGATTCTGGATTCGAATCCGCAGACGAAAGTATTTCGGAGAGTATTTTCTCTAAAGGAACGGACGATACCGCTCCGACAAGACCAGCCTCCATCATATCCACAACTCTTGACGTGCCGCCTCCTTCGACCTATCAGCCATCTCCGCTAAAACCTCGACCTCTTTCCCCATCGAGGCCCTCAACCTATGATAGGGTCCTCAAGGGCATATCCGCAGCCGGCTCTTCTCTCAGCACCCTGACTTCTTCCCGGTGTCCCAACTGCCAAGGAGGTAGATCATCGGATCCTGGTTATGTTGCTACTATACTGCAAGAGGAGAACCGCGTCCTGAAGTCACGAATCACCGAACTTGAGACTGCTATTGAAGAGTGTATTACCCTTGTTGGGGGATGA
- a CDS encoding uncharacterized protein (EggNog:ENOG410PTNP~COG:L~BUSCO:16220at33183): MPAQLQSNPPKKGRPSSELAAVSNGIITSPQSNTPMPVAELTPQQERKIRSLEASISRLQCQITQTEKLLSEAQEKYKATHPANDPPPDPAFIVKRHIRLLHEYNEIKDIGQGLLGLIAEGRGVRCVDVQREYGIGGND, encoded by the exons ATGCCCGCACAACTGCAGTCGAACCCTCCAAAAAAAGGGCGACCATCGTCTGAGCTGGCCGCAGTAAGCAATGGCATCATCACATCACCCCAATCAAATACCCCAATGCCAGTTGCTGAGCTCACTCCGcaacaagagagaaaaatT AGATCCCTCGAAGCAAGCATATCCAGGCTTCAATGTCAAATAACCCAAACAGAAAAGCTTCTTTCAGAGGCTCAGGAGAAATACAA GGCAACTCATCCCGCAAATGATCCTCCACCCGACCCAGCATTCATAGTGAAACGCCACATTCGCCTTCTCCACGAATACAACGAAATCAAAGACATCGGCCAGGGTCTGCTCGGACTGATTGCGGAAGGTAGAGGAGTCAGATGTGTAGACGTGCAAAGGGAGTATGGGATTGGCGGTAATGATTGA
- a CDS encoding uncharacterized protein (SECRETED:SignalP(1-24)~EggNog:ENOG410PJ4V~COG:S~TransMembrane:11 (n5-16c24/25o48-69i76-93o105-127i139-162o182-205i217-234o249-266i278-295o307-327i343-361o381-401i)~BUSCO:5760at33183): MKKMGGLGASAALVVLSLAATVHGHDHHDSLHEGQVISAEPLDSILWTHILLMVLAFGLIFPTGMVLGLVRSHWHVPVQIVGAVVAFLAYFLGHLHKGRQFSTNIHAAFANSLMLMLIIQLVLGAYLKLHLSKGIHGKFRCYVVTLHGLMGKMMPLVSWIQMLFGGITALGFCHDDHLGQCLAHFIMGSAFIAYAIILTILLLVGQVWLRRTGRSQEFFDSLVITLWGCINTFTEHRWGQPWRHNDMQHTSMGIIWWCAGLLGLWLSRRRNGRPRRNIFPAIVILLTGYAMSSHPQHLPLSAMVHSVFGYTLMAAGAARIVEICFVLKDRSAVSDDGTEASSFQYLTPFLLYASGFLFMGATEEQMELLSNAGIDHVSYILVLYSVACIMFLFINILLHIYGVHAFPETAKYNRGARMARNGSRQRPPQYRSSTSFALERFQLESPQVNGLIRTPSQTEQIRDAQEFELEGLIGAADKDRDEEDSPVTSTPPPVPPKPEV; encoded by the exons atgaagaagatgggcGGCCTTGGTGCTTCAGCAGCTCTTGTTGTGCTGTCACTGGCAGCAACTGTTCATGGCCATGATCATCATGATAGCTTGCATGAAGGCCAGGTTATTTCTGCTGAGCCACTT GATTCGATTTTATGGACCCATATCCTTTTGATGGTATTGGCCTTCGGCCTCATTTTTCCTACTGGAATGGTCCTCGGT CTCGTTAGATCCCATTGGCATGTCCCTGTTCAGATCGTCGGTGCCGTCGTTGCTTTCCTCGCTTACTTCCTTGGCCATCTACACAAAGGCCGTCAATTCTCTACCAATATCCATGCCGCTTTTGCAAATTCCTTGATGCTTATGCTTATAATCCAACTTGTTTTGGGGGCATATTTGAAGCTACATCTATCCAAAGGAATTCATGGTAAATTTCGATGCTATGTTGTCACCCTACACGGACTCATGGGCAAAATGATGCCTCTTGTTAGCTGGATTCAAATGTTATTTGGTGGCATAACTGCCTTGGGTTTCTGTCATGACGATCACCTTGGACAGTGCCTTGCTCATTTTATTATGGGAAGTGCGTTCATTGCCTATGCGATCATCCTTACGATTCTTCTTTTGGTAGGGCAAGTTTGGCTCCGCAGAACGGGGCGCAGCCAGGAATTCTTCGACTCACTCGTCATTACCCTTTGGGGCTGCATTAATACATTTACAGAGCATCGTTGGGGCCAGCCATGGAGACACAATGATATGCAACACACATCCATGGGAATCATCTGGTGGTGTGCAGGTCTTTTGGGTCTCTGGCTCAGCAGAAGACGCAACGGAAGACCACGACGCAATATTTTCCCGGCAATTGTCATTCTTCTTACAGGCTATGCGATGTCTTCCCATCCACAGCACCTGCCACTAAGTGCGATGGTTCACTCTGTTTTCGGATATACGTTGATGGCAGCTGGAGCAGCTCGAATTGTCGAGATATGCTTTGTGTTGAAGGATCGAAGTGCTGTTAGCGATGATGGAACTGAAGCGAGCAGTTTTCAGTACCTTACGCCATTC TTACTCTACGCTTCAGGTTTCCTCTTCATGGGAGCAACTGAAGAGCAGATGGAACTCCTCTCAAATGCAGGAATCGATCATGTCTCTTACATTTTAGTCCTCTACAGCGTTGCATGCATCATGTTTTTAT TTATCAACATCCTCCTGCACATCTACGGTGTTCACGCATTCCCTGAGACCGCTAAGTACAACCGGGGCGCCCGAATGGCACGGAATGGATCACGCCAACGACCGCCTCAATATCGTTCTTCGACTTCCTTTGCCTTGGAGCGATTTCAGCTCGAGTCTCCACAAGTCAACGGGCTTATCCGCACTCCATCTCAGACCGAGCAAATTAGGGATGCACAGGAGTTTGAGCTCGAGGGATTAATTGGGGCTGCTGATAAGGATCGTGATGAGGAAGATAGCCCGGTTACATCCACCCCTCCTCCTGTTCCTCCCAAACCGGAGGTTTAG